In Tachysurus vachellii isolate PV-2020 chromosome 7, HZAU_Pvac_v1, whole genome shotgun sequence, the DNA window GGCTCCACTTCCTGCATAGTGAGGGAACAGCTCTCCCATTAGCTCCTTTCCAGCTCTGCCACAATCCTCTTCCATTAAAGAGACCACAATGGATGCTCTTTGCCCTCTCCTCATCCCTGATGATGGAGCCTCTTCTTCAGTCACAGTGTCAATGTCTGTTTCCAGCACTGTCACTGGCTGAGCAAAACACTGCATCTCTGTCCTGTGTTCTGCTGGCCTTTGCTGCTCCACTGATGTTCCCTCGTTCTCACGGAACTCATCTATGTCTGTCTCATAGGGCAAGGCTTGATGGTTGCTGGGAGTTATACTTTGGGTAGAAGGCTCTAGAGTCTTAATGGTGGTGCCAGGCATGCAGATTTGCTGAAGCTCATTCTGTAAATGCTGCTCGTTGTTGTGGTTCATTGTGAAGTAGGACTCAGGATTGACAGATCCAGAACAACGGCCATTCTCCAAAGTAGGAACCGGGACTGATGACATGCTAACAATGTTGCTCACTGTGTAGTTGTGAGGAGAAGTCAAGTCCCACTCTGCTCTATGCTTATAAATGACTGGTTTCACCACAGCTGGCCTGTATTGATCTGAAGGCTGGGCAATGCTTTGCTCAGAAAGTCTGATGGTGACAGAGGATTGAGATGCAAGTGAGGTCATATAAAGTCaataaaagtcaaataaatgtgatatgagatgagatgagagcaATAACAAAGCAATGTCACAAGTAATTGGGACCTTAAGCAACAACAATGGCATGGGCAGCTATGGTGTGCAGAAGAATTAGTTATATTTACACTAGATAACACTAATCCGCCAGTAAATTCAGAGCAATTTGTTTAAAGAcactcagtaaaaaaaacagtacaaactATTCTTCTGACAATCACTCATCTTCTAATGCATAAACGACATTTTTGTAGGCAACAAAGTCTGTCAAAGGTCCTATTTTGCCATAGCATTAAGTTGGTTCTTAGTGGTTTCCATTGCTAAAGTGTGAACTTTTAGTTCTGGTTATTGTAGCCATCCCTAGAGCCATTGTTACTTAAAGTCCCTATTATCCTTTACAGAAATCATACCTTTGGCTTGACTCATTCGAGGATGCTGGTGTGTCTCCTGAACAGTTTGTATCAAAGTGCTGAGTTCTGATAGTGTCTCGTTCTTTTGGAGGCAGGGCGACAGGTTTGAAAGCTCTGTTATTTAAGGGAGGGTTTAGCACAGATTGGTGATGTTCTGTATCTTCTCTTGGAGGAAGGCTGTAGGACCGCTGACGAGTCATTTCTTGGGTAGTGGATGGACGGGGTGTGTATGTTTGGAGCTGGGAAGAAGAAGCAGTTTGGGAAGGGAACAGACTGTGGTGAGATGCCCTTCTCTTATGGAACTGCTCCCATTTTGGGGGTGGAGGCCGAGGAGGAGGCggaccttttttcttctttgtctcaACTAAAGACACGTTTTCATCCAGTTCCATGACGGTGGACGAAGACATTCTGCTATTATTGGTAGCAGCTGCACCATGGCTACGAACACACTTGGTCTCCATACGGATATCATTTTCAGACATGGTGCGGTTTGTAAGGGTTGATGACATGATTGGTTGATCCTCGTTGTTGAAACGGCATAGCCTGTTGTTCCACTGACACTGAAACCCCCTACCCGCAATAACCTCTCCCGGTCTTGAATCTCGTCTACACTGAGTGTAGTCcctaaagaacaaaaaaaatgagtcACGATGAATAGCTTAACATTCAATTGGTTACACAATGCACAATGTATGAAATCCTTGGGAAGATCTTAATGAATGCACAATTTAATAGTTTAATAGATTCTAAACCAAATGGCCATAATCACaaactttataaaatacaagAAACAGTGAAAAATGACAACACTCCTGTGGCCACCAATCTGTGAACTCAAATACAGGAAGTGAACATACCTTTCAGTCAGGCTAAACTTCCTTCTTAGTTTTGTTTGTTCCAACACATGTACCGGAAAAGCCTGTGGAAGACATTTGAAAAATGATTCAAAACAGGAACACGTTTGGATGCTATAATTTTCCAGATACTCAAAACTAAACTAGTAGAACTTTTTTTatgcaaaaatgtaattaactAGCTGCAGACAACTCAACTTAAAAATCTCTCAGTCAGAAAGGAAGACACATGCAGTCGATAAACGGTAAAATGGCACCGTAcataattgttattttattattcttttttaaaataaataaataaataaataaaacaaactcagTGTAAAAGCAAATTGCCCGACATAAATTTTGATATAAAGGTATTAATTACTTATAATTAGCTATTAAATATGCTAATAttactaaaataatataattttacataatCCTTTTATAGTTGATTTAGTTCAGTTTGAAACAAAGCTTTCTATTATATGCTTAAATATTATCGATATATACCTCCAAGAGGCcacttttatttacataagGCTGGCAGATCCAAACAATTACAAATATATGCTTAAAATCCATTTAACATATCCTCCTTTAGATGCCAGGCTGAAACAACAAATCTCAATGCGTAAATCTTGTCCAATATTATTGTTGGCTTGCTGCTGAGGTCCTAAAGCAGGTGGCCCTCTTCTAACGTTTTGAGCTTAATAAATCACAAGTCTGTTTTGTTCCATATATATTTCTACATATCTTTGGTGTACACTATTGTGCTATATGTCTGCAATGTGTACATATTAAACGTATCTATAAGTGAAAGCCTCACCTCTGTTGGAGTGCAGCTTCTGGCCTTGAATCCAGGGCGTAGATAGTAGTGGTCAGAATGACACTGCTGGCTGGTTACAGGTCGGAAAGCTGAATATGGCTTTTGGATGTCAGTGTTGGTCTTGTTATGAAAACTGTCAGAGTGTGAATTACGCAGAGTTATATTTTGAGCCATAAGTGGCTGTTTAAGGCTGTCCTGAGGCAAAGGTGGTAGCACTGGGATCTTGTTGACACCATGTCCTGCATGGAAGCGATCTCTGCTGGTTTCCCagtttctctccatctgttGCACTCTCTGCTGATCTCTTTCAGTTTCctttctcgccctctctctctccctctcatgcTCCTTTTCCCATGCATGTAGCTTCTCCTGTTCTGTATACATTTCTTGTTCTCGTTCtttttccctctgtttctctATTTCCTTCTCCCATTCTCCCTCTAGtgtattttctgtctctctctcttgctgcaCATTTTTTCTTCTAGTATCAAATAAATTTACTGAGGTTCCATCATTAAGTCCACCCTGATAAGAGAACCTCCTGCGTCCAAGGTCAGGGACTGACTCAAGAGGTTCTGGAGAAGTCAGACCTTTCTTTCTCCCATGCTTCTCTGGTCTCTGGCGGATGCATGCAAGGCCTGCCAGGTTGGTGACAGACTGGCTCAGGTTTCTACTAGTCTCCTCAAAAAACTTCCTGCGGTCTGCAAAAGGTGGGATATCACAGTCATCAGCTCGGGTAGAGCGCCCAACTGAAGAACCCACTCTTCCTCTTGTTGTTACAAGGTTCCAAGAAGACGGTGCTGTTCCTTGACTATTTTTCTTGGTTTCAGTTGATTCTATTTCTGGTTGCAGTTTGTGTTCAGGTGTCCAGCGCCAACGTCTGGCTTTACCTGGTGGTGCCAACTCTTCgaccacacgcacacatacaggtCTGTTTGTCTCAGCTGACTGGATTCCATGGGATTCATCCTGTGAAAGATGGATATCTTCAGTCCTGCTCTTTGAATGCTCTGCAGAATTTGTTCCACAGCATCTGCCTGGAAATGCTGAATTTGAGTCAACTGGCCTGGCCTGAGATGGAGGAAAATTCTGGAAGCTGTTGTATTGACTAGTCTGTGTTTGAGACCTGTGTTGATGGATGGCTGGCACCTCTGATGGGGATTTTTCTTCCATATCCTCTTCCTCTACAGTCTCACCATCACATAGAAGTCCAACTGGGGCTTTGCTCTTTTGTAGCTGAGCCTTCTTCCTCTGGATTTCATTGCGAAGGTTTGTGGCAAAACGTTCACTTCGACGGCGAGACTTTGATGAACGAAATTGTCGTTTTTGAGAAGGCTTTGAAATATCACCATCTGCCTTGCATTCTCCTTCTTCCTGGTTCTCAAGTAGAGTGTCCATGCTGGTTGCAGCACTAATCGTTTCAAAACCTCTTTCTTGAAGTTGAGAGTCTATGCAGGATCCAGACCCATCAAATCCGTTTCCTATAGTTTCACCTGGAACACTGACAGATCTTCCCCAAGTATGCTGGACAGGAGTAAGTCTTTGCCCTGAATCAAATGATTCTCCCTCCACCCCATGTTCTTCTAGCTCTGAAATGGTCAGTGAACCAGGTGTGGAGCACCTGCTTCCTCCCCATTTATCCTGAGCTACATCTGGACTGTCTTCAATTAGTTCCCCCCTGGGATGCAGAGGATTAGACCACAGGTTAGAAGGGGACATAGAATGTGCAGTATTGTTACTGGAGAGCTCCATTATGTGTAACTGAGAGACAAGTAATTTGTCTGGGACACTATGTCTGTGCATTCTAGGCTGTAGATCGTTCTCTAAATGATGGAGTTGACTATCAAGACTCTCTTCTGCTGCAGGACTGGGCCTGGATGAATGACTCTCTAGGGACTGGAAGTGACTGTTCTTTTGGTATCCCTCTGTTGAGCTGATTGGGTTATCTATAAACAAATCCTTTTGGGGATTTATGGTGTAATAAGGTTCTGCTTTGTTTTCCTTCAAGTCCTGTTCATTTTCTTGACTATTAAGACTCCCATTCAATGATTTGTGGATATCAGGAGGATCTTCAATAGTCAAAGGTGATACACCAACAGGAGCAGAGACACAACGTTTATCCAACACCTCTGGTTGGCCCCTGGTAGCCCTAAAACTATCCTTCCTCATGGGAGGCAGTGGAGGTCCACACTTGTTTTCTTCGTAACTATAGGATGATGGACGTACTTTTGCCTCAGGCCTATAAGGCAGAGACCTAGATTTCAGAATCCCTGTCTCACAGTTCGATTCTCCTGGGCCACTACTAGTAGAATGTGGATGTACCTCTGTGAACCTGCAGGAGGGGCCAAAACCCTGCAGGAGACTGTCCATGGAGCTGTTTTCCTCAGGCCGCAGTGAAACAGTGTAGTCAGATGCGTTTGAGCTTGCAGAGAAAGAGCTATAAGCCGAATCACGTTTATTATTAAAGATGGCAGGGTCAATGGGAGAGAGCTGGCTTTCATAGTAACCCTGACTTGGAGGGTTTTCCAGACTCTCCATACTCCCCACAGAGCTGCTGCGATCTGTGCTGTACTGCTGGGAGAGGTGGCCCAATGGCATGGACAGCTCACTAGACAGTAAAGTggggagaaaaagaaatgattatGATATGATAAATCATAACATGGCAAAAACATTgtatatacacaaaatacacaagacGTATTTGATATGTTTggaaatgaaaagtaaaatagCAAtatactccaaaaaaaaaaaaaaaaaaaaaaagaggcatcCGGAGAGGAAAACTATGTTAATGCCTGTAAGTACAGActgcctctttctctttttgttcttGCAGAGAGGTAAtactaaaaagaaatgaaaataggTTTCCAAAAGTAAAatcccatcatcatcatcatcgtttatataatataaatacacaagaACATTCCATGACTCTTCACATGGGATTTCACATGGGAACGTGTGGGATTTTGGACTTTCGGATTTCATGGTTACATTCTAACCAACAAACAACTTTCCAGCCGTTCGTATAATGACAGAAAATGAGATTAGTGAACAAGCCCAGATATACTTGGCAAGAATATCTACAATCTACTATCGACCATGTGATCAGCGAACATGTGGCAGAGAACAGGCATTGTCAAATACACAAGGCataataaagcaaataattaGAGTTAATTAcaactcaataaaaaaaattaataaatttatatatatatatatatatatatatatatatatatatatatatatatatatatatatatatatatatatatatataaatctaggAAAGTTTGactagaaaaaacaaacaaacatcataaTACAGTAAAATTTTGTGGTGATATAAAAACTGAGATTGCTTGTTTTCTGTAATATCATAGACAGACATAAGAGAAAAAAGATCCCCATGTATGCACAGTATTAAACCAGCTCaactcatcacagttcagttgtgtcaattcatgtttttttaaaggaattctttgtaaagtaattaattaaattgcCTACTTGTCCATATAAAAGAGGAAGAGGTATCATGGGTCCATTCTGGGTTCACTATACATGCCACTTGTGTAAGTGTatggaaaaacatttaaatgtatatggATCCTCACCTGTCACCCCCAGAGTGCCACGGTACACTGAAGGGTGTGGGGTGGAGCTGCATGGCCAATGGGCCGTCTGAACTGCCTGCTGAACCAGGCACGGAGGGTTCTTCTGCTAACTTCACCAAGTGCCAGGTATGAGGATGAATCAGCGGCACAGTACGTCTGTAAGGAGAACATAGGAACACACGGACCATGAGAACGGATATTGCATTAATGCTCGCCATTCCTGTTTCACCTCAATTTCAATGTGTAAATGCTTCTCAAACTTCTCAAACCATAATTCTAAAATGATGTCAGGATTCAGTACAAtatgcagtgtttgtgtgtgggataAGTTGGATTAGCTGCTTGCCACATGTTAAGCAGGAAGGCAGTAAATCTCACCTTGTCATGTCTATAAAATGATTGACTTTAAAACAATATCTGTCTAAAACCACTGTactttttgaataaataaatcaaagttaCTGCGTTCTTATAGTCAAAGCTGTTTCTGCTTTTCACATCATTCCTCACCCACAGAAATATCCGGCTCCTCCAAAACACCTGGAACCTTGTTATTAACACAAAGTAACCAAACATGGTCTGACCTTGGAACTGGCTTTGTACCATCAGGATTGCTTAGCAGGAGGATTTCTGAATTTCTTGCAGAAAATCTACATAATCTTTTTATTACTATGTTTAGTTACAGCACTCGTGGAAAAGTGCCAAGATTCTAGGTACATCCCATTACTCCCATtgacaaaaacacaatattcCCCAAACATCCCAGATGACGATATGCTTCCCAGGGGAACAAGGGTTCTGAatggcttattattattatactgataatcataataataataataataataataataataataataataataataataatgttctcaCATAGAAAGACTTAGGTCCTTTCTTAAATTGTGGCATAATCAGAACACTACTGCGAAAACATTGGAAGCCAAGTGTTTAATCAGGGCCATTTCTTAGGTTTTGAGAAGTTTGAAAAACATAAGTTATCAATTTGAGTAGGAGTTATATGGTCCCTTTAACAGTAATATAACTTCAGTTATTGAAATACTTTCAATAAACTTTCAAAcagctaaataaacaaaaaatatcattCTACATGAGACATTGACATTGAAAGACACAAGCATAAAATGTAATTAGTGACTTAACAAACTTCAAATCCCTCAAATCTTGTTGTTATGAAGTTGGAAAGTGATCAGAATACAGACTTTACAAGACATAAGCTTCAAAGACATACCTATGATCATGAAAACAATGAGCCATATACAAGTAGTTAAACTATAAACAACAGAACACAAGGCACTGAACATATGTGAAGTTGATGCTAGATCCATAAGTAACAATCTATTTAAATATGACTGTCATGACAAAAATCCAAAAGAAAAGTTCTCCACACGGTTAGCAGAGAAAATATGTACCCCCACTAGCAGACACTTACTTGAATAGACTGGAATCCCATCCAGATCAGGAGAGACAAAGGTCTGGTTCAGGACCCAGATGAAACAAAGCATTACgttggtgcaaaaaaaaaaaaaaaaacatttaaaactaaaagtaagCTTTACAACATGTTCATTTCTTAGTGTCAGTGGTCATCCCTTATCACAAGCTCACCAGCTCCAATGAATAGAAGTGAAAGCTTGTGGTCACTTAGCGGTAATGAGGCAGCCTGAGGCtctgaacagattttttttgccaGGAAAAATGAACACTCAAATacccccccaaacacacctctctctctctctctctctctctctctccccccccatATACTTCTAGTTAGAACCAAAgcagtcagatttttttttgcttcttacatacacacagcgTCCTGCTCACTCACTTTAATGACATTAGCAAGAGGAAGCGGTTCTCAAACAGAGAGGAAACTATGTTCAGTGCAGATAAAGAGGCAAGTCACTGCTAAAATAATAGCCAGGGTCCTCTCCTATTATTGTTTGAATGTGGAGGAAAAATGTGAGGGctgcttcctgtctctctgGGAGAGCTGTCAAGCTTTGGCCAGAAGTTAGACGggtagagacagaaagagagaaagagagagagagagagagagagagcaatgaaCAAATGACTGTAGAAAAAGGCATGGAGGACCAAGAGTTGAGGAAAGAAGTACatgtgagaaagaaaggagagagagagagcgagagagagcgagagagagagagagagagagagagagagagagaatctgtaCTGTTTTTTTGGCCTCTTGCCATGTAAAAGTTTTCTTGCTGTTCCTTCTTGCTGATGGAACAGCATTGTGAGATCTCAGGATCTGTTGATTAACCAGCACATGGAAAACAAGaattagagcaaaaaaaaaaaaaataactcctTTCAGCTGGCTTTCATGAGCAATCTCCACTATCACAATAGCTTTAGGAAGGTTAAACAGAACCAGTCAACAGCCAAGAGAGTGAGGAGATGAAAGAGAAACTGGGAAAAAGGCAGGGAAGAAATAAACTAAAgctacacaaaataataaaaatgaactacattcaactgcatttttattatttttgttttgttttgctccgggtgtgtgttcactgtgtgtgttttcactgctgtgtgtgtgcactttggatgggttaaattctaacacacacacagacacagacacacacacacacactaatgactCATCAGTACTGCTTGCACTTGACTAAAAATACTCCAGTCCTTTCATTGTCTACTTAGCTGTAAGTCTGTATGATGAATAAGCTGAAATAGTTCACATGAATCATCCATTCACTGCTCACATAGATGTAACGAATCATAACCAGATGAAACAGATCACTGCTCTAAAAAATATTCATCATCCATCAAGAAGAACGATTTGGTCAAAGAGACATATACGTCAGTGTATGGTTTGCATTTCGTGCAAATCCTTCATACattgtatacagtatgcaaAACTTAACCAATAGACTGTTAACAGTTCAATATGCATTTTGTAAAATTCAAAATACTCAAAGGTTCAGTGCAAGAAAGGTTTTCATGTTGAATCCATTTCAAAGTCTAGAAACAATTTACTAGCTAtctatttacagcatttaattcATACTTAGTCAAAACATAATtgtctaaataaatactttcttgAATGTAGATATCCTGACCCTGAAGGTGGGTCTTACTCAACAGTAGTAACTTGTTAGCAGCATTAGTAGATTGTTTACTATAAACATGgtttgttagtgtgtttttTGCTGTGTGTCTTCCTGCATACTCCCAGTTGGACTTGATGAATTATTTGTGGAAATTGTACCACATCATTATGTGGTGTGTTTACCAGCATGATTCCCTTTAATGCTATAATATATTGCGTTCTTAGACTGAGCAGGTACATGATTCTGTCTCTTTATACTGTACCATCAGGATTCTTCATCAGTAAAAGTGTGTGGTGGAGCCATTCTCTATATTTAACTTACTCATTAATCTACATTCAAGTTCATTTAGATTCTGTTGAGGTGAGGCCTATCTCACATGCTGGTGGCAGATGGGTCAGTCATTTTAGCATGCACTTCAGCATGTGCCCTCATTTACAATCCTTCAAACACTTCATGGAAAAGAAACCATTTCATATGGACTTTAAAAGTAAACCCTCATGAACTGTTTTTCGGTTAACAGACTAAACAATGAGGTTAGTGAGCAATTTATACCATGgtgacaaacattttatttgaatctgTTTTATGCATGATATATTTTAGGGCTGCATCcaatggacaaaaaaaattattatatggTTACACATTCCAGTGCAAATATGCCATGTGTCCATTTAAATAGTGGCCTagataatcaaaatgaattacTTACGTTTGTACACATAGGTCAGAATATGAAAGAACgctttaaaacacattaaaacactgttCGTTTGTGGTCTCACTACATTATTCCATGCTTCTGTGATATCACTGCTGCAAAGGCCACAATAAAAATGGCAATTATTAAGCAATATTTACTAAATACAGCTTCTGGTGCCAACCCCGGGTAGCTGCTGCACACACGAGGCTGTccatataatgtaaaaaaaaaaaaacacgattgGTCAGACAAGACGACCCATCTTCCATTGCTACATTGTCCAATTCTGATGCTTTAACAGTGGTAGACtggggtcagcatgggcacccTGACAGAAGCCACACAGCCCCAAACACATCAAGCTGCAATGCACGGTGTGTTCTGAGACCTTTCTATCACACCCATCATGAACAGATTTAGCACTGTGCTACTGTAGCTCTTCTGTGGATTGAACCAGATGGTCTAGCGTTTAATCTCCATGTTCATCAAGGAACCTTGGGTACCCAGAACCTGTTGCTGGTTCACTGGTTGTCCTATTTTTGGACACCTTTGttaggtactaaccactgcataccaggAATACCCCCAAGACCTGGCATGGAGATGCTCAGACTCACTTGGGTACTATAACCCAATATATGGCTCTGGGTCAAAGAGAATTGATTGTTTACTTGCTGCTTAATATAGCCCAACTTTGAAAGGTGCCTCTATAATGTGATTTTCAATGTTATTCACCTcttagtggttttaatgttatggctgatggGTTTATATGCGGTGAGAATTCCCCTCCATGTCCTGAAGACTCTGAAGCTGGTTTACACAGAAGTGTCTAAAAGAGTGGCTTTTCACACTTTGTACATTCCTTTCACAATCATCAAGTTCCAGTGCCTTTAAATGTGTGAGAAAGTTTGTTGGAATGAACGGTCAGGTGTCCCTGTTTATTCTGACTTTTGGCGTCTAACCTGACTGCCTTCTTCCAAATCCCCccacctcatacacactcagatACTCGTCTCTCGTGCAGTCTCCAATCACCATTGTTTGTTCTGTAGTCATCCACTTCCCCAAAACACATTGCCTGCATTCCATATAATCACCAGAGCTCTGGGCATTAATGCTAGCCCTGAAACTGAGCCCCTCAGGAAGGGAGCTGTCCAGAACTGGCCTTCTTAGTACAATggcttgtttgttgttttgggtTCATTGCCTCTATCTCACTTTAAGAATTTTCGTAAATGAGAAGAATGTATGTGAGAATACCTCCAGACAAACAGCTTATCAGCAATATTCCCAATCAAGTTTTGTCTGGCTTTCTTAATGTAGGTTAAATGGAGTGTTGAGTCATGCCATCAGGTACTGGTCAACTACAACAAAGTGTACAACAACACTAATTTGAAGAACATTAATAGCAAATGgctatgaaaaaacaaaacaaaatattaggtTTATGAAAAAGGCATGCCATATAAAACAAGCTTGGGTGCCCCCACTTACACACAATTTGGCTACAGCTCTCTCATGCAATCCATTTAGTAATGATTGCAATGATGTCCATCTCTGATCCCACACATTCCCATCATGACCGTGGGCCACATCTTGTCTGCATGTGTGCAGTCCTGCTCTGGTTAATGTCTATCTCTGCAATGTAGCTGTGAAGAGAGATGTAGCCTCCCAGGATTAGCACTGCTAATAAAAAGCAGTCGTGTTTCTTTGTGTGGTCAGACAGTGATGGAATCCCAATGGCAGCTGGCCCCAGGCCCCACACTGAGCAGACAGACTGCAATGATGACTCTGCATGTTTCACACCAATgtctttaaattttatttcattcgaTTCTGTACACAAACTGAACAATACATagtcatataaaataaacaggcACAATCTAGATACATGGTGAACTGctatgcacacatgcacatccaTAAATTCACCACATAGATAAGTGGCGAgggagcaggagagagagagagtgggtctGAGAATGCTTGGAATGTCCATTGTTTTGGCAAGAGCTTCAGCTCTTTTGTTTTTGAAGTTCCTTGGCACTGCAGGAGGGGGGTCTAACCAAACCCTCAAAGTGCTTTTCTGGAAACTTCCTGGCTCTGTTCACCCTGAACTTGTCAGTTTCTCCTCTTCCCACCTCAACCCATCTTAGATCTGAAGGAACCGACACATCCCCTGCTGCCCATAAGCTCATAGAGGGGGATGTTATTGACCCTGTTGTCAGTGGAGTCTTGGACAGAAGATTCTCCAAATGTCTCTTCCCACTTTGCCCTCCTGCTGGGAGCACAGCATTTAGGCCATTTGCTGCTTTAAGTTGGATGAGAAACATTAGGACACTAAAGCTCTGGTCATTCACATTTAATGATGGAACTTCTTGTTTTACAGGCCATGACGCACCAAAGCCAACTGTCAGCGATCAGGGTAAGAAAAGGTAAATGACAGAGAGCATTGATAAAATGAGACATTCTCAATTTGTTTTAACCTACAAATCTTCTGCTGGAAACATCTGCTCCATGGCACCttcattcttttcatttatatgaggttttgaaaaagaaaaaaaaaaaaacatgcacaaaacTGTCTGGCACTAGTTgcataaaaaaattcaagtaTAAAATCTTTAATGATTGTGTTTATCTAATACTTCCAATTATGACATTATGGTACAATAAACTATCGATCTAATGAGCTATCTTGCttctttttagaaataaatgcttacAAAATGATACATTtctcttgtgtgtttttatggatGTGGTTGTATAAAGAAGATGGTTTTCATGAATGATAACAGTGTGTGAGACTACTGTATTTACTGGAATTATTTTTCTCATAGTGAATAATACTTCTGATTCAACCCTTcttatataaagaaagaaaagtacaaGAGAGCAGACAGGAACACTTcattcttttatgttttttttcatgtagCATTCGCCCCTccctttgtgtgtatatgtctgtatgtgcacTCATCTGTCTCACTCCTATACACTCACAGTCTAAACAATGGCCTGCGCTGCTTGTCCTGGGCTGGGATAAACCGTCAGTCTGCTGTTAATAGCCTTGTGAATGCACTGACTAACCATGCTGCTACAGTCAGCAACTGAAACAGGAAGCAGCAGGAGGAAGAACAACTGGGAGGACCAGGAAGTGTGACGCAAGTGACTAGGAATTTCCCAAGGAATGGCCCACTGCAAGAT includes these proteins:
- the shroom4 gene encoding protein Shroom4 isoform X2; the encoded protein is MGGEGEIEEGGKAAECKKLRVGDELVNINGSALFGSRQEALILIKGSYRVLKIIVRRRTVPLIHPHTWHLVKLAEEPSVPGSAGSSDGPLAMQLHPTPFSVPWHSGGDSELSMPLGHLSQQYSTDRSSSVGSMESLENPPSQGYYESQLSPIDPAIFNNKRDSAYSSFSASSNASDYTVSLRPEENSSMDSLLQGFGPSCRFTEVHPHSTSSGPGESNCETGILKSRSLPYRPEAKVRPSSYSYEENKCGPPLPPMRKDSFRATRGQPEVLDKRCVSAPVGVSPLTIEDPPDIHKSLNGSLNSQENEQDLKENKAEPYYTINPQKDLFIDNPISSTEGYQKNSHFQSLESHSSRPSPAAEESLDSQLHHLENDLQPRMHRHSVPDKLLVSQLHIMELSSNNTAHSMSPSNLWSNPLHPRGELIEDSPDVAQDKWGGSRCSTPGSLTISELEEHGVEGESFDSGQRLTPVQHTWGRSVSVPGETIGNGFDGSGSCIDSQLQERGFETISAATSMDTLLENQEEGECKADGDISKPSQKRQFRSSKSRRRSERFATNLRNEIQRKKAQLQKSKAPVGLLCDGETVEEEDMEEKSPSEVPAIHQHRSQTQTSQYNSFQNFPPSQARPVDSNSAFPGRCCGTNSAEHSKSRTEDIHLSQDESHGIQSAETNRPVCVRVVEELAPPGKARRWRWTPEHKLQPEIESTETKKNSQGTAPSSWNLVTTRGRVGSSVGRSTRADDCDIPPFADRRKFFEETSRNLSQSVTNLAGLACIRQRPEKHGRKKGLTSPEPLESVPDLGRRRFSYQGGLNDGTSVNLFDTRRKNVQQERETENTLEGEWEKEIEKQREKEREQEMYTEQEKLHAWEKEHERERERARKETERDQQRVQQMERNWETSRDRFHAGHGVNKIPVLPPLPQDSLKQPLMAQNITLRNSHSDSFHNKTNTDIQKPYSAFRPVTSQQCHSDHYYLRPGFKARSCTPTEAFPVHVLEQTKLRRKFSLTERDYTQCRRDSRPGEVIAGRGFQCQWNNRLCRFNNEDQPIMSSTLTNRTMSENDIRMETKCVRSHGAAATNNSRMSSSTVMELDENVSLVETKKKKGPPPPRPPPPKWEQFHKRRASHHSLFPSQTASSSQLQTYTPRPSTTQEMTRQRSYSLPPREDTEHHQSVLNPPLNNRAFKPVALPPKERDTIRTQHFDTNCSGDTPASSNESSQRLSEQSIAQPSDQYRPAVVKPVIYKHRAEWDLTSPHNYTVSNIVSMSSVPVPTLENGRCSGSVNPESYFTMNHNNEQHLQNELQQICMPGTTIKTLEPSTQSITPSNHQALPYETDIDEFRENEGTSVEQQRPAEHRTEMQCFAQPVTVLETDIDTVTEEEAPSSGMRRGQRASIVVSLMEEDCGRAGKELMGELFPHYAGSGAEGWRGGNIVSGDLIERSSRQSPSLPHSELRQGSSSTSHRGSTNKAQLLNKMPNFMEMKEEDEELNYKKQLMESLRKKLAVLREAQRGLQEDIRANAQLGEEVESLVLAVCKPNEVDKFRMFIGDLDKVTSLLLSLSGRLLRVESALDCLDPESGHRERLPLLDKKKQLLAQLAEAQELKEHVDRREEAVGRVLSRCLTPEQLRDYSHFVKMKAALLVEQRQLDDKIRLGEEQLRGLKESLGLGYGPY